A region from the Corallococcus silvisoli genome encodes:
- the ychF gene encoding redox-regulated ATPase YchF: protein MALSIGIVGLPNVGKSTLFNALSAAGAQAANYPFCTIEPNVGVVPVPDDRLDQLSALIKPLKKIPTSLEFVDIAGLVRGASKGEGLGNQFLGNIRQVNAVLHVLRCFEDDNVTHVEGGVNPVRDRDVVDTELCLKDLETVEKRRERSLKNTKVGGKAGEEAKAEVALLERIKAKLDEGVTVRAQKLTDEEKAAIQDLFLLTDKPVLYVANISEKQIGKEDADPRVQAVREMAAKEGAGVVVLAAALESEIQQLPESDRPGFLADSGLTEPGLHKVVREGYKLLGLWTYFTVGEQECRAWTIHKGFKAPQAAGVIHSDFERGFIKAEVFGWTDLVKLGSEAAVKEKGLLRVEGKEYVVQDGDCMHFRFNV from the coding sequence ATGGCTCTCTCCATTGGCATCGTCGGTCTGCCCAACGTGGGCAAGTCCACCCTGTTCAACGCCCTGTCCGCCGCGGGCGCGCAGGCGGCGAACTATCCGTTCTGCACCATCGAGCCGAACGTGGGCGTGGTGCCGGTGCCGGACGACCGCCTGGACCAGCTGTCGGCGCTCATCAAGCCGCTGAAGAAGATCCCCACCTCGCTGGAGTTCGTGGACATCGCGGGCCTGGTGCGCGGCGCCTCCAAGGGCGAGGGCCTGGGCAACCAGTTCCTGGGGAACATCCGGCAGGTGAACGCGGTGCTCCACGTGCTGCGCTGCTTCGAGGACGACAACGTCACCCACGTCGAGGGCGGCGTGAATCCGGTGCGGGACCGGGACGTGGTCGACACGGAGCTGTGCCTCAAGGACCTGGAGACCGTGGAGAAGCGCCGCGAGCGCTCGCTGAAGAACACCAAGGTGGGCGGCAAGGCCGGCGAAGAGGCGAAGGCCGAGGTCGCCCTCCTGGAGCGCATCAAGGCGAAGCTGGATGAGGGCGTCACGGTGCGCGCGCAGAAGCTCACCGACGAAGAGAAGGCGGCCATCCAGGACCTGTTCCTGCTGACGGACAAGCCCGTGCTGTACGTGGCCAACATCAGCGAGAAGCAGATTGGCAAGGAGGACGCGGACCCGCGAGTGCAGGCGGTGCGCGAGATGGCCGCGAAGGAGGGCGCGGGCGTGGTGGTGCTGGCGGCGGCGCTGGAGTCTGAAATCCAGCAGCTCCCCGAGTCCGACCGCCCTGGCTTCCTGGCGGACTCCGGCCTGACGGAGCCGGGCCTGCACAAGGTGGTGCGCGAGGGCTACAAGCTCCTGGGCCTGTGGACGTACTTCACGGTGGGCGAGCAGGAGTGCCGCGCGTGGACCATCCACAAGGGCTTCAAGGCGCCGCAGGCGGCGGGCGTCATCCACTCCGACTTCGAGCGCGGCTTCATCAAGGCGGAGGTCTTCGGGTGGACGGACCTGGTGAAGCTGGGCAGCGAGGCGGCGGTGAAGGAGAAGGGCCTGCTGCGCGTGGAAGGCAAGGAGTACGTCGTGCAGGACGGCGACTGCATGCACTTCCGCTTCAACGTCTGA
- a CDS encoding metallophosphoesterase, with protein sequence MALHVYIGLRLFTAPAWPAPWAALGWGLLGACYLVLLAGFRASRREATGFTRVIQWAAYLWLGTFGMLLTAVLASDVVGAVLSVSGAVTDMHALARGRAAAVLGTVAPAVAFAFVTARGRARVERTTVPIRDLGPGLEGLRVVQLSDVHVGPTLDGVWLRRVVEQVNALKPDVVAITGDLVDGAVEQLRDQMTPLSELRAPLGVYYVTGNHEFYHGARAWMAEVARLGITVLTNEHRVVERGGARLVVAGVTDHDAGHIDPPLESRPDLALAGAPADVPRLLLAHQPRTALSLEGLRVDLQLSGHTHGGQIFPFMFFVKLQQPVVKGLATVAGTRVYTHRGTGYWGPPLRLGPAPEIAALTLVAAPRAGGDSSQD encoded by the coding sequence ATGGCCCTGCACGTCTACATCGGCCTGCGCCTCTTCACCGCCCCGGCGTGGCCCGCCCCCTGGGCCGCCCTGGGGTGGGGACTCCTGGGCGCCTGCTACCTCGTCCTGCTGGCCGGCTTTCGCGCCTCGCGCCGCGAGGCCACCGGCTTCACCCGCGTCATTCAGTGGGCCGCCTACCTCTGGCTGGGCACCTTCGGCATGCTCCTGACCGCCGTGCTGGCGTCGGACGTCGTGGGCGCGGTGCTGTCCGTCTCCGGCGCCGTCACCGACATGCACGCCCTGGCCCGCGGTCGCGCGGCGGCCGTGCTGGGCACCGTCGCGCCCGCGGTGGCCTTCGCCTTCGTCACCGCGCGCGGCAGGGCCCGCGTGGAGCGCACCACCGTGCCCATCCGGGACCTGGGCCCGGGCCTGGAGGGCCTCCGCGTCGTGCAGCTGTCCGACGTCCACGTGGGCCCCACCCTGGACGGCGTCTGGCTGCGCCGCGTGGTGGAGCAGGTGAACGCGCTGAAGCCAGACGTCGTCGCCATCACCGGCGACCTGGTGGACGGCGCCGTGGAGCAGCTGCGCGACCAGATGACGCCGCTCTCGGAGCTCCGGGCCCCGCTGGGCGTCTACTACGTCACCGGAAACCACGAGTTCTATCACGGCGCCCGCGCCTGGATGGCGGAGGTCGCCCGGCTGGGCATCACCGTCCTCACCAACGAGCACCGCGTGGTGGAGCGCGGCGGCGCGCGGCTCGTCGTCGCGGGCGTCACCGACCACGACGCGGGCCACATCGATCCTCCGCTGGAGAGCCGCCCCGACCTGGCGCTCGCCGGCGCCCCCGCGGACGTGCCCCGCCTGCTGCTGGCCCACCAGCCGCGCACCGCCCTGTCCCTGGAGGGCCTGCGCGTGGACCTCCAGCTGTCCGGCCACACCCACGGCGGGCAGATCTTCCCCTTCATGTTCTTCGTGAAGCTCCAGCAGCCCGTCGTGAAGGGCCTGGCCACCGTCGCGGGCACCCGGGTCTATACGCACCGGGGCACCGGCTACTGGGGCCCCCCGCTGCGCCTGGGGCCCGCCCCGGAGATCGCCGCCCTCACCCTCGTGGCCGCTCCCCGGGCTGGCGGTGATTCAAGCCAAGATTGA
- a CDS encoding class I SAM-dependent methyltransferase, giving the protein MPVDFGRTSLDYAKYRAGFPEAFFTRLERDGVIAPGLRALDLGTGTGTIARGLARRGLQVTAQDVSAPQLESAGLLAREEGLTVDFLQGRAEETGLPSGSFDRVFAGQCWHWFDRAAAAREVLRLLKPGGRLILAYFDWLALPGNVVEATEAVMEDFSPRAHLNVDRFGHGVGLYPEWFRDLGVAGFQDLTSFTFESPTPYTHLAWRGRLRANARIGALLPPDAVARFDAALAALLAERFPQEPMSVPHRVFALVGVRP; this is encoded by the coding sequence ATGCCAGTGGACTTCGGACGCACGTCGTTGGACTACGCGAAATACCGGGCTGGATTCCCGGAGGCCTTCTTCACGCGGCTGGAACGGGATGGGGTCATCGCACCGGGCCTGCGCGCGCTGGACCTGGGCACCGGCACGGGCACCATCGCCCGGGGACTCGCGCGGCGCGGCCTTCAGGTGACCGCGCAGGACGTGTCCGCTCCGCAACTGGAATCCGCCGGACTGCTGGCCCGCGAGGAGGGCCTCACCGTGGACTTCCTCCAGGGACGGGCGGAGGAGACCGGCCTGCCTTCGGGCTCGTTCGACCGCGTGTTCGCGGGCCAGTGCTGGCACTGGTTCGACCGCGCCGCCGCCGCGCGCGAGGTCCTCCGGCTGCTCAAGCCCGGGGGGAGGTTGATCCTCGCCTACTTCGACTGGCTGGCCCTCCCCGGCAACGTGGTGGAGGCCACCGAAGCGGTGATGGAGGACTTCAGCCCCCGCGCCCACCTGAACGTGGATCGCTTCGGCCACGGCGTGGGCCTCTACCCGGAGTGGTTCCGCGACCTGGGCGTGGCGGGCTTCCAGGACCTGACGTCGTTCACCTTCGAGTCGCCCACGCCATACACGCACCTGGCCTGGCGCGGACGCCTGCGCGCCAACGCGCGGATCGGCGCCCTGCTTCCCCCGGACGCCGTGGCCCGCTTCGACGCCGCGCTGGCCGCGCTGCTCGCCGAGCGCTTCCCCCAGGAGCCCATGTCCGTGCCCCACCGCGTGTTCGCGCTCGTCGGGGTGCGCCCGTGA
- the agmC gene encoding adventurous gliding motility protein AgmC, which produces MRIPLALIVGLLLAQVARAEPDSFGLGTGRDGVLALTPGQGVTLGESAPLGKSVDEGAKELSASGLKISAGDLLMIHQSTGLPTVPDVGSTTALLLATRSDPSHWELARVAGVSAGLITLTAPLRHSYITGRAQVLRVPEYSDVVVPEGARLTASPWTGKSGGILAMLVSGKVVNNGSIDADGAGFPGGGFAVGTVGQKACTGLELTKSAGGSMRGEGVAGVASQKGLITGRGNLANGGGGGNCDAAGGGGGGHGGVGGNGGDTSAGDGPRVEGGQGGTALNYLIFDRFMFGGGGGSGQGAESTGSSGGAGGGVVFIRATAFEGKGLFSASGAAAAASLGYAGAGGGGGGGVVTLRAVESVSCGALVAAGGAGGDAKLDKVPQGPGGGGAGGRVLVQGKQLDCAPSVNAGSPGTSSYPGAGSHGAGPVSTGEGPSAGTVQVLDYAFQLPSTPTITAPVSGTASTTTRPRFEGIAGTNGPVVHIVVDGREIGASVPGTDGRFVLNTPSPLAAGEHVAVAWAEGFGVASPGSDPVRFSSSPVVLADGGVVQMAVLVVPSNGDTVSPTPLFAGTTSNGVTVGVVIDDGPDRVVPVDLLGRFRYQVPASAPLAVGVHKVTVHAHNEKGEDGLYSDAVGFEVVVPGADGGTEGGSDAGSVDPAVPLMVVPAQDASVDPTFTFVGVALPGTSVRVVLDGTALATVTADDEGVFRHEVGADKALASGAHQVVAQVVTAEGEAGLRSPEVGFQVRGPTNLDVGCGCGTAPAGMLALWALVGLAVLTRRRARG; this is translated from the coding sequence ATGCGGATCCCCCTGGCCCTCATCGTTGGATTGCTCCTGGCGCAGGTCGCTCGCGCGGAGCCGGACTCCTTTGGACTGGGCACGGGACGCGATGGCGTGCTGGCCCTCACCCCCGGCCAGGGCGTCACCCTGGGGGAGTCCGCGCCCCTGGGCAAGTCCGTCGACGAGGGCGCGAAGGAGCTGTCGGCGTCTGGCCTCAAGATCTCCGCGGGTGACCTGCTGATGATCCACCAGAGCACGGGCCTGCCGACCGTGCCGGACGTGGGGAGCACCACGGCCTTGTTGCTCGCGACCCGGTCGGACCCGAGCCACTGGGAGCTGGCGCGGGTGGCGGGGGTGAGCGCGGGGCTCATCACGCTGACCGCGCCCCTGCGCCACTCCTACATCACGGGCCGTGCCCAGGTGCTGCGCGTGCCCGAGTACTCCGACGTCGTCGTCCCGGAGGGGGCCCGGCTCACGGCGTCGCCGTGGACCGGCAAGTCCGGCGGCATCCTCGCGATGCTGGTGTCCGGCAAGGTCGTCAACAATGGCTCCATCGACGCGGACGGCGCGGGCTTTCCAGGCGGCGGCTTCGCGGTGGGCACCGTCGGCCAGAAGGCCTGCACCGGGCTGGAGCTGACGAAGAGCGCGGGCGGCTCCATGCGCGGGGAGGGCGTGGCGGGCGTCGCGTCGCAGAAGGGCCTCATCACCGGGCGCGGCAACCTCGCCAACGGCGGGGGCGGAGGCAACTGCGACGCCGCGGGAGGTGGCGGGGGCGGGCACGGGGGCGTGGGCGGCAATGGGGGCGACACGTCGGCCGGGGACGGGCCGCGCGTGGAGGGAGGGCAGGGCGGGACGGCGCTGAACTACCTCATCTTCGACCGGTTCATGTTCGGCGGTGGCGGTGGCTCGGGCCAGGGCGCCGAGTCCACCGGCTCCAGTGGTGGCGCCGGCGGCGGCGTGGTGTTCATCCGGGCCACCGCGTTCGAGGGCAAGGGCCTCTTCAGCGCCTCTGGCGCGGCGGCGGCGGCCTCGCTCGGCTACGCGGGGGCGGGGGGCGGCGGCGGGGGCGGGGTGGTGACGCTGCGCGCGGTGGAGTCCGTGTCCTGCGGCGCGTTGGTGGCGGCGGGCGGCGCGGGCGGTGACGCGAAGCTGGACAAGGTGCCCCAGGGGCCGGGCGGCGGTGGCGCGGGTGGCCGCGTGCTGGTCCAGGGCAAGCAGCTCGACTGCGCGCCGTCCGTGAACGCGGGGAGCCCGGGCACGTCCAGCTACCCGGGCGCGGGTTCGCACGGCGCGGGGCCGGTCTCCACGGGCGAGGGCCCTTCGGCGGGGACGGTGCAGGTGCTGGACTACGCCTTCCAGCTGCCGTCCACGCCCACCATCACCGCGCCCGTGTCGGGCACGGCGTCCACCACCACGCGCCCCCGCTTCGAGGGGATCGCGGGAACGAACGGGCCCGTCGTGCACATCGTCGTGGATGGACGGGAGATCGGCGCGTCGGTGCCGGGGACGGACGGCCGCTTCGTGCTGAACACCCCCTCGCCGCTGGCGGCAGGCGAGCACGTCGCGGTCGCCTGGGCGGAGGGCTTCGGCGTGGCCAGCCCGGGGTCTGATCCGGTGCGCTTCAGCTCATCCCCGGTGGTGCTGGCGGACGGCGGCGTCGTGCAGATGGCCGTGCTGGTGGTGCCCTCGAATGGGGACACCGTGAGCCCCACCCCGCTGTTCGCCGGGACGACGTCCAACGGCGTCACCGTGGGGGTCGTCATCGACGATGGGCCGGATCGCGTCGTGCCGGTGGACCTGCTGGGACGCTTCCGCTACCAGGTGCCGGCGTCGGCGCCGCTGGCGGTGGGCGTGCACAAGGTCACCGTGCACGCGCACAACGAGAAGGGTGAGGACGGGCTGTACTCCGACGCCGTGGGCTTCGAGGTGGTGGTGCCCGGCGCGGACGGTGGGACGGAGGGCGGCAGCGACGCGGGCTCGGTGGATCCCGCGGTGCCCCTGATGGTGGTGCCCGCGCAGGACGCGAGCGTGGATCCGACGTTCACGTTCGTGGGCGTGGCGCTGCCCGGCACGTCCGTCCGGGTGGTGCTGGATGGCACCGCGCTGGCCACCGTCACCGCGGACGACGAGGGCGTCTTCCGCCACGAGGTGGGCGCGGACAAGGCGCTCGCGTCCGGCGCGCACCAGGTCGTCGCGCAGGTCGTGACGGCCGAGGGCGAGGCGGGCCTGCGCTCACCGGAGGTGGGCTTCCAGGTGCGCGGTCCCACCAACCTGGACGTGGGGTGCGGCTGTGGCACGGCGCCCGCGGGGATGCTGGCCCTGTGGGCCCTGGTGGGACTCGCGGTCCTGACGCGCCGCCGCGCCCGGGGCTGA
- a CDS encoding helix-turn-helix transcriptional regulator, translated as MERKLAVSVGAAARAARLRAGLTQADVADRVGIASEVYGRLERGKMMPSVPTLFRLCLALQLSADASLGLAVAAAAGAGLWEEDSTDKDDLPEMRRLLRAVRRLPRPQLKLMSLVASAILPTRR; from the coding sequence TTGGAGCGCAAGCTGGCGGTCAGCGTGGGCGCGGCGGCCCGGGCCGCGCGGCTGCGGGCCGGGTTGACGCAGGCGGACGTTGCGGACCGCGTCGGCATCGCGTCGGAGGTCTACGGCCGGCTGGAGCGCGGCAAGATGATGCCCAGCGTCCCCACGCTGTTCCGGCTGTGCCTGGCGTTGCAGCTGTCCGCGGACGCGTCGCTGGGGCTGGCCGTGGCCGCTGCGGCGGGCGCGGGGCTGTGGGAGGAGGACTCCACGGACAAGGATGACCTGCCGGAGATGCGCCGCCTGCTGCGCGCCGTGCGCCGGCTGCCGCGCCCCCAGCTCAAGCTGATGAGCCTGGTGGCCAGCGCCATCCTGCCCACGCGCCGGTAG
- a CDS encoding cupin domain-containing protein: protein MKPAAHLVHADDLPWTDVAHGTRVALKRKQLGAAAHGRKLGCSLVEVPPGRASWPLHYHLGNEEAVYVLSGAGTLRLGAETLPVRPGDYVALPPGAECAHQLINDGPEPLRYLCFSTMEAPDVLVYPDSRKVGVFAGAAPGGDKAARTLHAYLPLAAAVDYWEGEPP, encoded by the coding sequence GTGAAGCCCGCCGCCCACTTGGTCCACGCGGACGACCTGCCCTGGACCGACGTCGCCCACGGCACCCGCGTGGCGCTCAAGCGCAAACAACTGGGCGCCGCCGCGCACGGGCGCAAGCTCGGGTGCAGCCTGGTGGAGGTGCCGCCGGGCCGCGCTTCGTGGCCCCTGCACTACCACCTGGGCAACGAGGAGGCCGTCTACGTCCTGTCCGGCGCGGGGACGCTGCGCCTGGGCGCGGAGACGTTGCCCGTGCGCCCGGGTGACTACGTCGCGCTGCCGCCGGGCGCGGAGTGCGCGCACCAACTCATCAACGACGGGCCGGAGCCGCTGCGCTACCTGTGCTTCTCCACCATGGAGGCGCCCGACGTGCTCGTGTATCCGGATTCGAGGAAGGTGGGCGTCTTCGCGGGCGCCGCGCCCGGAGGGGACAAGGCCGCGCGCACGCTGCATGCCTACCTGCCCCTCGCCGCGGCGGTGGACTACTGGGAGGGCGAACCCCCCTGA
- a CDS encoding citrate synthase family protein produces MVRRTGGRSQSRFDHPPEEELLRADEAAALLEVKRATLYTYVSRGLVRCVPEKGTKENRYLRTDVERLKTRHDARAGHAAVASGALRWGEPVIDSSVSRIGEEGLQYRGHDAVRLATDGHLFEDVAELLWTGRLPPGPTAWPAPEAPSSRSAPRVSPAALAAMLPRDTPPLSALAALVPLLAANDAGRFSAPVEQDKVRARALIRHLGAWVCVAQAPERVLLALREPTVAASLATAWAAKSKRAPELINLALVLCADHELNTSTFAARVTASSGADLYACVSAALAAISGHRHGGACDRVEALLAEVGRPERAAPVLHGRLRRGEAVTGFGHRLYSHGDPRTPPLIEAALSVKPEALKVRVARAVMDTLRDAGHPPPSVDLGLVMLADALGLPPGAATVMFSLGRTAGWVAHVLEQRDQGHLLRPRARYVDPLGSPSR; encoded by the coding sequence ATGGTGCGTCGTACAGGGGGCCGCTCTCAATCTCGATTCGACCATCCACCTGAGGAGGAGCTGCTGCGCGCGGACGAAGCGGCGGCCCTGCTGGAGGTGAAGCGGGCGACGCTCTACACGTACGTGAGCCGAGGGCTCGTGCGGTGCGTGCCGGAGAAGGGCACGAAGGAGAATCGCTACCTGCGCACGGACGTGGAGCGGCTGAAGACGCGCCACGATGCCCGTGCGGGCCACGCGGCGGTGGCGTCCGGGGCGCTGCGCTGGGGTGAGCCGGTCATCGACTCCTCGGTGTCTCGCATTGGCGAGGAGGGGCTTCAGTACCGGGGCCATGACGCCGTGAGGCTGGCCACCGACGGGCACCTGTTCGAGGACGTCGCGGAGCTGCTGTGGACCGGCCGCCTGCCGCCAGGGCCCACCGCGTGGCCCGCGCCGGAGGCACCTTCGTCGCGAAGCGCTCCCCGGGTCTCTCCCGCCGCGCTCGCGGCGATGTTGCCGCGAGACACGCCGCCCCTGTCCGCGCTGGCGGCGCTGGTGCCCCTGCTGGCGGCCAATGACGCGGGCCGGTTCTCCGCGCCGGTGGAGCAGGACAAGGTCCGCGCCCGCGCGCTCATCCGCCACCTGGGCGCGTGGGTCTGCGTGGCGCAGGCTCCGGAGCGCGTCCTGCTCGCGCTGCGGGAGCCCACGGTGGCCGCGTCGCTGGCCACCGCCTGGGCCGCGAAGTCGAAGCGGGCGCCGGAGCTGATCAACCTGGCGCTGGTGCTCTGCGCGGACCACGAGCTGAACACCTCCACCTTCGCCGCCCGCGTGACGGCCTCCTCGGGAGCGGACCTGTACGCGTGCGTGAGCGCGGCGCTGGCGGCCATCTCCGGCCACCGGCACGGCGGCGCCTGTGACCGCGTGGAGGCGCTGCTCGCGGAGGTGGGGCGCCCCGAGCGCGCCGCGCCCGTGCTCCACGGCCGCTTGCGCCGGGGTGAGGCCGTGACGGGCTTCGGCCACCGCCTCTATTCGCACGGAGACCCCCGCACGCCTCCGCTCATCGAGGCCGCCTTGAGCGTGAAGCCCGAAGCCCTGAAGGTCCGCGTGGCCCGCGCGGTGATGGACACCCTGCGCGACGCCGGCCACCCGCCGCCCTCGGTGGACCTGGGCCTGGTGATGCTGGCGGACGCGCTGGGCCTGCCCCCGGGCGCGGCCACCGTGATGTTCAGCCTGGGCCGCACCGCGGGCTGGGTCGCCCACGTCCTGGAGCAGCGCGACCAGGGCCACCTGCTCCGCCCCCGCGCCCGCTACGTGGATCCCCTCGGGTCGCCCTCACGCTAG
- a CDS encoding putative glycolipid-binding domain-containing protein, whose protein sequence is MTAPASRSGGTPEGRCVQVVTWRRLESPGTEHCELWESAEGPLLAGTVVLVSEGLPLLVRYTVACDPDWNTREARLSLHQGGTRRTLVLQVDDHQRWWRDGRELPELRGCVDVDLSVTPATNTLPVRRLGLEVGQARDVTAAWVRLPALSLERLEQRYTRLSTTRYRYESAGGAFVAEVDTDALGLVTHYPDGWERVAASEG, encoded by the coding sequence ATGACGGCGCCCGCCTCCCGGTCCGGCGGCACGCCCGAGGGTCGCTGCGTCCAGGTCGTGACCTGGCGGCGCCTGGAGTCCCCCGGCACCGAGCACTGCGAGCTGTGGGAGTCCGCCGAAGGCCCGCTGCTCGCGGGCACGGTGGTGCTGGTGAGCGAGGGCCTGCCGCTGCTCGTGCGCTACACGGTGGCGTGCGACCCGGACTGGAACACGCGCGAGGCGCGCCTGTCCCTGCACCAGGGCGGCACGCGGCGCACGCTGGTGCTCCAGGTGGACGACCACCAGCGCTGGTGGCGCGACGGACGCGAGCTGCCCGAGCTGCGCGGCTGCGTGGACGTGGACCTGAGCGTCACGCCCGCCACCAACACCCTGCCGGTGCGCCGGCTGGGGCTGGAGGTGGGGCAGGCCCGCGACGTGACGGCCGCGTGGGTGCGCCTGCCGGCCCTGTCCCTGGAGCGGCTGGAGCAGCGCTACACCCGGCTGTCCACCACCCGCTACCGCTACGAGAGCGCGGGCGGCGCCTTCGTCGCGGAGGTGGACACCGACGCCCTGGGGTTGGTCACGCACTACCCGGATGGCTGGGAGCGCGTCGCCGCCTCGGAGGGTTGA